The Sinomicrobium kalidii region GATATTCCCTATCAGTACATTACCGACAAACATTTACTTTACGACCTCATTTACAACCCGGCCGAGACGTCTTTCCTGAAAGAAGGCAAACAAAGAGGTGCCATAACGAGCAACGGATTGAAAATGCTGCAATTCCAGGCGGAAAAAGCATGGGAAATATGGAATTCCCCTCCGGATGGGGCATAAAATGCCTTGTCCGCAACACTCCTTTATTTTAATCCGTTTTTTCAGAAAATAATTCCATTAAATACTGGTGTTGCCTCCTGTTTGTAATCGTAAACAGGAGCGCATCGCCCTGACAGTGCCGCTTTTGAGGGTACGAAACGGAATTGCGCAAGTAGCTTTCTAAAATTCCTAAAAGTTTTGCTATTTTAACAGTTGTTAGTATCTTTCACATTCCAAAGTAATGATGAACCATAAACATTTTTAAGATGTTAGACCAAAAAGACAACAACCTGCACCGGGCAGAGGAAAATTCAGCTAACGGCCGGACAGAAGGAGAAGAAAAGGACATTATAGTTGATCACACAGCTGCCCCGGGGGAAGAAGCAAAAACCGGCGGTGATGTGTCTGAAGACGGGGAGAAGGAGGAAACGCAGGATGAAAAAAATACCGACCAGGCCGCCCCGGTTACCATAGAAGTCAACGATGCAGAGGTTATAAACGAGATAGACGAATCCAATGCCGAAGATGCCGAAGACGAGGATAATGTCAAAAGGCATTCCATCCCGGTACTGGACTATCATGCCATGAGCATGGAAAAACTGGTGGCAGAGCTTGAAAAACTGCTCAAGAACGAAAAAGTCCAGGCCATAAAAGAACACGTGGACGGCATCAAATACGAATTCGACCTGAAATTCCAGGAGTTACTGGAAGAAAAAAAGGAAGAATTCCTTAACGAAGGCGGTAATGAAATAGACTTTCGTTACAACTCACCCGTAAAAATGCGTTTTAACAAGGCGTACGGCGAGTATAAGGAGAAAAAGAACCAGTATTACAAAAGCCTGGAACAAAACCTCAAGAGCAACCTTGCCAAACGGCAGGAGATCATTGAAGAGCTGAAAGGCCTCATCAATGTAGAGGAAAACATCAATACCACTTACAAACACTTTAAGGAACTGCAGGGACGCTGGAAAGTAGCCGGCCCCGTTCCCCGGGTCAATTATAATGATGTCTGGCGTACCTACCACCATCATATAGAGCGGTTTTACGATTTTCTTGATCTGAACCGCGACCTGAGAGATCTCGACTTTAAGCACAACCTGGAAGAAAAAGAAAAGCTGATAACCCGGGCGGAAGAACTTGCCCGTGTAAATGATGTCAATGCGGCTTTCCGCGAACTGCAGTCCCTCCACAAAATATGGAAAGAGGACCTCGGTCCCGTAGACCGGGAGCACAGGGAAGATATATGGAACCGGTTCAGCGCGGCTACCAAGGTCATCCATGAAAAACGGCAGGAATACTTCAGGAACATGGACCAGATCCATGAAGAAAACCTCGTCAAAAAACGGGAGATCATTGCACAGATAGATGCCATAGCTGAAAACAAGGCTTCTTCGCATAACCAATGGCAAAAACAGATACGTGAAATAGAAGCCCTGAGGGAAGCCTTTTTCAATGCCGGAAGGGTACCCCGAAAGGTCAATGAAGAAGTATGGGCGGCTTTCAAGACCGCTGTGCGTACGTTTAACAGAAGTAAAAACGAGTTTTACAAAAACCTCAAGAAAAAACAGCATGAAAACCTGACCAAAAAGCAGGAACTCATAAAAATAGCCCAGGAAAACAAGGATAGTGAAGACTGGGAAGCCGTAACCCCGCTGATGAAAAAAATCCAGGCCGACTGGAAAAAGATAGGGCATGTACCCCGAAAGTATTCCGATAAAATATGGGGAGAGTTCAAAACTGCCTGTAATCACTATTTCGACAGGTTCCACCAGCACAGGAACGAAGGCAACAAGGAAGAAATGGAAGCCTTTAAGAACAAGGAAGCCATCCTGGACAAACTAAAGGAATTCGAACTCACCGGAACACATGAAGACGACCTGGAAACCGTTAAAGAGTATATTGCGGAATGGCGGTCTCACGGACGGGTTCCGTATTACAAACGAAATATTGAGACCAAGTTCAACAAGATCATAGATGCACTGTTCAAAAAACTGGACATTGCCAAACAGGACATCGAACTTATAAAGTATGGCAATAAGCTGGAACAACTGGCCAATTCGGACAAAGACGATCTCATCGATAACGAACGGGTTTATATCCGCCGTAAAATAGACGAAGTAAAAAGTGAGATCAGACAGCTGGAGAACAACCTCCAGTTCATCAATGCCGACGAAAGCAATCCTATCGTTAAAGAAGTGAACAAAAATATTGACAAACACAAGGAATCCCTTGCACTGTGGAAAGCAAAACTCCAACAACTCCGGGAAATGGATTAAATATTTTTTCCGGTATTCCGCAAAGTAATTTCGATATCTCTAAATAAATAACCAACCGGACCGGTTTTTCCGGAACAGTCAATGCTTTGCCTGCTCCGAAAGAAAACGATACGTCTGAAAACGCACAAACAGATCAAAAAACAATGAAAAGAACACTATTCTCCCTCGTTTTAGCAGCTTATTTCCTCATTCCCGATACAACATCCGCGCAGGTTGACGAAAACAAGACAGGCGCCTGGTATATGTATTTCTGGAACACCACACTTAAAGACAGCCGGTTCGGTTTCCAGGGCGATATTCAATACCGGAACTGGGATGTTATGGGCGACCTGGAGCAATTATTGCTCAGGGGCGGCGTAACATATCAACCGGAAAAAGCCAATATCAAATTTACTCTCGGTTATGGTTATGTACTTTCCGGAGAATTCGGAGACAGCAATGCCACGAGTGAGGAAAGCCGTATTTACCAGGAAGCACTACTCCCTCACAAACTGGCAGACCGGTTTTACCTTACCCATCGTTTCCGTTTTGAACAGCGCTGGGTACAAAGCCAGGATTTCAGAACCCGCCTGCGCTACAACCTTTTCCTGAACGTCCCTGTTAACCAGGTTACACTGGACAAGGGGGCTATTTATCTGGCGCTTTACAACGAGGTGTTTATCAACGGACAAAAGGAAGTCGGTAACGGGAATACCGTGGAGATTTTCGACAGGAACCGCCTTTACACTGCGGTCGGATACAGCATTTCCGACAACCTGAGGGTCCAGGCAGGCTATATGCGGCAGTCTACCAATACACTGGACAAGGGACAACTCCAATTGAGTTTGCACCACACATTGTAAGCATTCAAAGCAAAACAGGTAAAAGTCCAGGTGCGGCCCTTGCCTACTTTTTGATTTTTGCGTACGCCCTTACCGGGAAAGTTCCGACGCCCTTAAACTTCGGAGGTGCCGCGGTAAAGAGATAGCCACTTTCCGGGAGTTTGTCCAGGTTACACATGTGTTCTACGATAAGGATATCCGCGCCAAGAAGTACGGTATGCACCGGGCGGTCTTTTTTTCCGGTATTGTCAATATTGTGGCTGTCTATTCCTACAAGTTTTACTCCGCAATCTTTCAGGTATTCTGCGGCTTCCTCTGTGAGCCAGGGATGCCCTTCGAAATAGTTTTCGGTATTCCAGTGCCTGGACCACCCGGTATGTACCAGTACCGCTTTATTCCTGATCGCTTTTCCGGTAAAAAACTCCTTTCCTATTTCCGATACGCCTTCGGCATTGATCGTTATCCCGTCAAGGTCGGCAAAAGCTTCAAGCCCGGTTTCAACGAAGTCCTTACCATGTTCGTAACGGTGAAAAGGGCAGTCTATATACGTTCCGGTATTCGCTACCATTTCTATTTTACCAATCTGAAATTCCGTGTCCTCTCCATAGAGCTCCCTCGATGCCGACCTGCTCAGGTAATCGCATATCACGGGCGCCGGAAGTCCTTTATATGTAACGAGTCCGTCAAAAATGGTATGGCTGAGATCGATGTACATTGTTCTGAATATTTTTTCTCCGGGCAGATCCCGGAAGGTTTGATTTTTTAGAATCGCTAAGGTAAAAAATACGGGATCAATGAACGGGGTTTTAGAGGTTTTCTTTCATTATTTCGGAAAAAATCTCAAAGGATCTCACCCTGTCATTGTGATCGTACATGTGCGAAACCGCCATAATCTCATCTACCCCGGTTTCTTCCACAAATGCCTTTGTTTTAAGTTTAACCGTTTCCGCATCTCCTATAAAAGCATACCTGACCATATTCTGAAAGCCCGGGTGTGCAATAATTTGACGATACTCATCGGTAAAGTCCTCCGGTGGCTGAATATAGTCCATTCTTCCGGTCATTACTCCCAATACCAGTTTAATATAGGACGTTGCCGTTCTTTCGGCTTCACTACCCGTATCCGCAG contains the following coding sequences:
- a CDS encoding DUF2490 domain-containing protein; translated protein: MKRTLFSLVLAAYFLIPDTTSAQVDENKTGAWYMYFWNTTLKDSRFGFQGDIQYRNWDVMGDLEQLLLRGGVTYQPEKANIKFTLGYGYVLSGEFGDSNATSEESRIYQEALLPHKLADRFYLTHRFRFEQRWVQSQDFRTRLRYNLFLNVPVNQVTLDKGAIYLALYNEVFINGQKEVGNGNTVEIFDRNRLYTAVGYSISDNLRVQAGYMRQSTNTLDKGQLQLSLHHTL
- a CDS encoding cyclase family protein, which gives rise to MYIDLSHTIFDGLVTYKGLPAPVICDYLSRSASRELYGEDTEFQIGKIEMVANTGTYIDCPFHRYEHGKDFVETGLEAFADLDGITINAEGVSEIGKEFFTGKAIRNKAVLVHTGWSRHWNTENYFEGHPWLTEEAAEYLKDCGVKLVGIDSHNIDNTGKKDRPVHTVLLGADILIVEHMCNLDKLPESGYLFTAAPPKFKGVGTFPVRAYAKIKK
- a CDS encoding DUF349 domain-containing protein; this encodes MLDQKDNNLHRAEENSANGRTEGEEKDIIVDHTAAPGEEAKTGGDVSEDGEKEETQDEKNTDQAAPVTIEVNDAEVINEIDESNAEDAEDEDNVKRHSIPVLDYHAMSMEKLVAELEKLLKNEKVQAIKEHVDGIKYEFDLKFQELLEEKKEEFLNEGGNEIDFRYNSPVKMRFNKAYGEYKEKKNQYYKSLEQNLKSNLAKRQEIIEELKGLINVEENINTTYKHFKELQGRWKVAGPVPRVNYNDVWRTYHHHIERFYDFLDLNRDLRDLDFKHNLEEKEKLITRAEELARVNDVNAAFRELQSLHKIWKEDLGPVDREHREDIWNRFSAATKVIHEKRQEYFRNMDQIHEENLVKKREIIAQIDAIAENKASSHNQWQKQIREIEALREAFFNAGRVPRKVNEEVWAAFKTAVRTFNRSKNEFYKNLKKKQHENLTKKQELIKIAQENKDSEDWEAVTPLMKKIQADWKKIGHVPRKYSDKIWGEFKTACNHYFDRFHQHRNEGNKEEMEAFKNKEAILDKLKEFELTGTHEDDLETVKEYIAEWRSHGRVPYYKRNIETKFNKIIDALFKKLDIAKQDIELIKYGNKLEQLANSDKDDLIDNERVYIRRKIDEVKSEIRQLENNLQFINADESNPIVKEVNKNIDKHKESLALWKAKLQQLREMD